A single Paenibacillus sp. FSL R5-0517 DNA region contains:
- a CDS encoding helix-turn-helix transcriptional regulator, which produces MTITVDEQQQLKATIRQYIYEEKNVEKLVDYLSRHEVVGLEVFAYLGFDKMDDYLFQPVSRDTFIRRAPFYFHKPSRELGDIAELSQYIYYSLEFNKPDYNNQLEDFYCVLERLYYDFCIDIVTILNYTVKQRGRVGEIQPIYNWLHYLELAQKLGIEEKTPTRFIVEYNIVREMVGLEPIIYEIQEMYVGEFIERYGNRLRMDGIFPCDHNNQPILKWIGVRIKNAKRIWVDVNDKLKGSLYVEITPRTKVWGLNVYGADEDGSDIWYDLYTGPLLMEFDYTVIKDRRVAIGMTQKQLAEAVGASDRTLQKWERGETTPDGHFLLRLMNVLDIKELSEITKIHDVE; this is translated from the coding sequence ATGACTATTACAGTAGATGAGCAGCAACAATTAAAAGCAACGATTAGACAATACATATACGAAGAAAAAAATGTAGAAAAGCTGGTGGATTACTTATCCAGGCATGAGGTAGTTGGTTTAGAGGTATTTGCATACTTGGGATTTGATAAGATGGATGATTATTTATTTCAGCCAGTCAGTAGAGATACATTCATTCGAAGAGCGCCATTCTATTTTCATAAACCTAGTAGAGAGTTAGGTGACATTGCTGAATTAAGTCAATACATCTATTATTCACTTGAATTCAACAAACCAGATTACAATAATCAACTTGAAGATTTTTATTGTGTGTTGGAACGCCTATATTATGACTTTTGTATTGATATTGTTACCATTTTAAACTATACAGTTAAACAGCGTGGACGTGTTGGAGAGATTCAACCGATTTATAATTGGTTGCATTACCTTGAATTAGCACAGAAACTTGGAATAGAAGAGAAGACACCGACTCGTTTCATTGTTGAATACAATATTGTCAGAGAAATGGTTGGATTGGAACCAATTATATATGAGATTCAAGAAATGTATGTTGGAGAGTTTATCGAAAGATACGGGAACAGATTAAGAATGGATGGTATTTTCCCATGTGACCATAACAATCAACCCATACTTAAATGGATTGGTGTAAGAATTAAAAATGCCAAGAGAATATGGGTCGATGTCAATGATAAGTTGAAAGGTTCATTATATGTAGAAATTACACCTAGAACAAAAGTGTGGGGACTCAATGTGTATGGAGCAGATGAAGATGGCTCAGATATTTGGTATGACCTATATACAGGCCCATTATTAATGGAATTTGATTATACAGTGATTAAGGATAGACGAGTTGCAATAGGAATGACACAGAAACAGCTTGCTGAAGCAGTTGGGGCTTCTGACCGAACACTGCAAAAGTGGGAGCGAGGAGAAACAACGCCTGATGGTCATTTTCTACTTAGACTGATGAATGTATTGGATATTAAGGAATTGAGTGAAATTACGAAGATACATGATGTGGAGTAA
- a CDS encoding type II toxin-antitoxin system PemK/MazF family toxin, producing the protein MLTAQTKEYRRYELWFAEMPVASGSVQRGKRPCLILQNDVGNKYSPTVQVASITTARKKEMPTHVNLDATECGLKNDSIVMLETMSTISKDQLLWKIGSVPAGLAPQLDRAGMIQLGYVDTWE; encoded by the coding sequence ATGTTGACCGCTCAAACTAAAGAATATCGTCGGTACGAATTATGGTTCGCCGAGATGCCAGTAGCAAGTGGTTCTGTTCAGAGAGGAAAGAGACCATGCCTTATTCTCCAAAATGATGTGGGAAACAAGTATAGCCCTACTGTTCAGGTTGCTTCAATCACAACAGCACGTAAAAAGGAAATGCCTACACATGTTAATCTCGATGCTACTGAATGTGGTTTGAAAAATGACAGTATCGTGATGCTTGAAACTATGAGCACTATCTCAAAGGATCAATTGTTGTGGAAGATCGGTTCTGTCCCTGCAGGGTTAGCCCCTCAATTGGATAGAGCAGGAATGATTCAACTTGGCTACGTCGATACATGGGAATAG
- a CDS encoding recombinase family protein, whose translation MSEIRKYGYIRVSSKDQNEARQLEAMKDLGIMDRDFFIDKQSGKNFDRPYYQSMKNVLRKGDILFVKELDRLGRNAEEIKNEWQDIVQNIGAHIVIIDMPLLDTRQYKNGLEKVISSIVLELLSYMAESERERINGRQAEGIAAAKSDGVVFGRPKQAINEKFKQAYTEWKHGRITAVAAMKELDMKPNTFYRRVKEHEQQEAKANGLG comes from the coding sequence ATGAGCGAGATTCGGAAGTATGGATACATAAGAGTGTCATCTAAAGATCAGAATGAAGCGAGACAGCTAGAAGCAATGAAGGACTTAGGTATAATGGATCGTGATTTCTTTATAGACAAACAAAGTGGCAAGAACTTTGACAGACCATATTATCAATCCATGAAAAATGTGCTTCGTAAAGGTGATATTCTCTTCGTCAAAGAGTTGGATCGTTTGGGACGGAATGCAGAGGAGATAAAGAATGAATGGCAGGATATTGTCCAGAACATAGGTGCTCACATTGTCATAATTGACATGCCACTGTTAGATACACGGCAATACAAGAATGGATTAGAGAAGGTTATAAGCAGTATTGTGTTAGAACTGTTATCATATATGGCTGAGTCTGAACGTGAGAGGATTAACGGTAGACAAGCTGAAGGTATCGCGGCTGCTAAGAGTGACGGTGTTGTATTCGGCAGACCAAAGCAAGCAATCAACGAGAAGTTTAAGCAAGCATACACAGAATGGAAACATGGAAGGATTACAGCAGTTGCCGCAATGAAGGAACTAGATATGAAGCCCAATACTTTCTATCGCAGGGTAAAGGAACATGAACAACAAGAAGCTAAAGCAAATGGCCTAGGTTAA
- a CDS encoding stalk domain-containing protein, producing MKKLASKIPTFMLGAIVGITLTAGTAVGATAYLKATQSNVKLMVDGSQAKLSDSPLIVSGRLYLPVRDTANAMGYSVESVTSFQVSLKESVTTNSTTNTGSTGGQSGTVVTTPSNNNSNTTSIKKVKNLKETYSTDGKLDAEKIRTALNNGSLGVNAQDSSNGGNTLLMYVIEENNYEAYKAIKRNALNVDVQRDDGKTALMLTIINKNDFYFGEMTSLKADAALTDKTGKQAIDYADDNSTEQRYLKIYMM from the coding sequence ATGAAAAAATTAGCGTCAAAGATTCCAACATTTATGCTCGGTGCAATAGTTGGTATTACTTTAACAGCAGGAACAGCAGTGGGTGCAACCGCATATCTTAAAGCTACTCAAAGTAATGTTAAGTTAATGGTCGACGGATCTCAAGCTAAACTTTCTGATAGTCCACTTATCGTGAGTGGAAGACTTTATCTCCCAGTGAGAGACACTGCAAATGCAATGGGATACTCTGTTGAATCTGTGACCAGTTTTCAAGTTTCTTTAAAAGAGAGTGTTACGACAAACAGCACAACAAACACTGGTTCTACGGGTGGTCAATCTGGAACTGTTGTTACTACTCCAAGTAACAATAACTCAAATACAACTTCAATCAAAAAGGTGAAGAATTTGAAAGAAACTTATTCAACAGATGGGAAATTAGACGCTGAAAAGATTCGTACAGCATTAAACAATGGTTCACTTGGTGTGAATGCTCAAGACTCATCTAATGGTGGTAACACACTGCTGATGTACGTTATTGAAGAGAATAATTACGAAGCTTACAAAGCGATTAAACGTAATGCACTTAATGTGGACGTTCAACGTGATGACGGAAAAACGGCGCTAATGTTGACAATTATCAATAAGAATGATTTCTATTTTGGAGAAATGACAAGTTTAAAAGCAGACGCAGCCTTGACGGATAAAACGGGAAAACAAGCAATAGATTACGCTGACGATAACTCAACTGAACAGAGGTATCTTAAAATTTATATGATGTAA
- a CDS encoding recombinase family protein, whose amino-acid sequence MRNVAVYPRVSTGMQASEGTSLEGQLELCYKKARSLNISKEEIREYIEYGFTGEDIDRPALNELMQDVKDKKIKRLIVTHPDRLTRDLTDKLILCRELEKNDVELIFVDTEYLTTPEGQLFFNMMSSIAQYELQLIKKRTVRGRIRAVEKEGKVMPMRVAPFGYDFKDGKLTINEEESKFVHLIYQWYVREGRTLREIGEELLMLGALPKRAESKVWNASSISKILTSEIYVGRYFYNRRETKKLKGQKTVSGKAKKTYKIRDRSEWIELSVPAIISESLFSLAQLQRDKNLTRKGGNVKHNYLLKSLIRCSHCGRRWESTTYNSKKQGEKVTYPLYRCSGKYPRRFGESVHKCRVPTLRTDVLDDFVWSIVVKFLDNPEEVLSRLEETSKSPDDNLKELADEYSRQLKSKEDERTKIKLMFRKGIIDEKELDDDITQLNKEASKIKNEYDKIQDKLNSRNNKEATKEQLMELANAFKKYASAKLTDEDKRWIIEKLIDEIVITHNEEEDRFSISCIGYLGAKKDTYSFNLVSSTHRQEIRQYG is encoded by the coding sequence TTGAGAAATGTCGCAGTCTATCCACGTGTGTCAACCGGCATGCAAGCATCTGAAGGAACGAGTTTGGAGGGGCAACTTGAGCTATGTTACAAGAAAGCCAGAAGCTTAAACATCTCAAAAGAAGAGATAAGAGAATACATTGAGTATGGCTTTACAGGTGAAGACATAGATAGACCTGCTTTAAATGAATTGATGCAAGATGTTAAAGATAAGAAAATTAAAAGACTCATCGTCACTCATCCTGACAGACTCACTAGGGATCTAACAGACAAGTTGATACTATGTCGTGAACTTGAGAAGAACGATGTTGAGCTCATATTTGTTGACACAGAGTATCTGACTACGCCAGAAGGGCAGCTTTTCTTTAATATGATGTCCTCTATAGCTCAGTATGAACTTCAACTAATTAAAAAGAGAACGGTTAGAGGAAGGATTAGAGCAGTAGAAAAGGAAGGCAAAGTAATGCCAATGAGAGTAGCACCGTTTGGATATGATTTTAAAGATGGAAAATTAACTATCAATGAAGAGGAATCGAAATTTGTACATTTGATTTATCAATGGTATGTGCGCGAGGGGAGAACTCTTAGAGAAATAGGAGAAGAATTATTGATGCTCGGTGCACTTCCCAAAAGGGCAGAAAGTAAAGTATGGAATGCAAGTTCAATATCAAAAATACTTACTTCGGAGATATATGTAGGAAGGTACTTCTACAATAGACGCGAGACAAAGAAATTAAAAGGCCAAAAGACAGTTAGTGGAAAAGCAAAAAAGACTTATAAGATTAGAGATAGATCGGAATGGATTGAACTCTCAGTACCAGCAATTATTTCTGAAAGTTTGTTTAGCTTGGCTCAATTACAGAGAGATAAGAATTTGACTCGCAAAGGTGGAAACGTAAAGCATAATTATCTGCTTAAATCACTTATTAGATGCTCGCATTGTGGAAGAAGATGGGAGTCTACAACGTACAACTCAAAAAAACAAGGCGAGAAAGTGACTTATCCGCTTTATAGATGTTCAGGAAAATACCCAAGAAGATTTGGAGAATCAGTTCACAAGTGTCGTGTTCCAACTTTAAGAACAGATGTCCTTGATGATTTTGTATGGAGTATTGTAGTTAAATTCTTGGACAATCCAGAGGAGGTATTATCTAGACTTGAAGAAACGTCTAAGTCTCCAGATGATAATTTAAAGGAATTGGCTGATGAATACTCAAGGCAATTAAAGAGTAAAGAAGATGAGCGAACAAAGATTAAACTGATGTTTCGTAAAGGCATAATTGATGAAAAAGAATTAGACGACGATATCACACAACTGAACAAAGAAGCTTCAAAGATCAAAAACGAGTACGACAAAATACAAGATAAACTTAACTCTAGAAACAACAAAGAGGCAACTAAAGAACAGCTTATGGAGCTGGCTAACGCGTTTAAAAAATACGCATCTGCAAAACTCACCGATGAAGATAAAAGGTGGATCATTGAGAAATTAATTGATGAGATCGTAATTACTCACAATGAAGAGGAAGACAGGTTTTCAATATCGTGTATAGGTTACCTAGGCGCTAAAAAGGATACTTACTCATTTAACCTTGTTTCGAGTACACATCGTCAAGAAATTCGACAATACGGGTGA
- a CDS encoding DEAD/DEAH box helicase family protein codes for MTRRKKQTVTDIIGNEVEQWQQGEIITIEAGTGVGKSYFVKNTLYEKARREGTKILFLVNRTRLKDQFLEEIQKDGKDDVIDIFLYQKVESRLGREKATTFKNDYTYIVCDEFHYFLTDSTYNSNTDTSFKLIMSHSSKIRIFMSATADITIAFFKFKQIKFRSYSIPHDYSHIKELIFYRHEKVLEKYLSKIRKGQQVIAFFTKASKAYELHKRFEDSMFVCAEGNVDYKKYVNKDRVKLMLDSETFEEKYLFTTSTLDNGINLRSKNMKYIVCDIQDVDTLIQCLGRKRIIDAKDQVTVVIRNITDKEIGQRIRAKNKIINSAKYLLENGSIAYMDKYRRNHNNPTIYVEPNKDRTNPEFFVNELRYFKECSDRNNLEDIREIENGYMEHVKNKLQKENYTMLDDTYDKAKSEDYLDSLVGKQLFKDEQKALIKMVNLRDNYNRVQSSVRLINEYFIQNSIPYNIRDKNRDNKRKTEDNQPNPNFNKTFWTVAKHNY; via the coding sequence ATGACAAGACGTAAGAAACAAACAGTAACAGACATCATAGGCAATGAAGTTGAACAATGGCAGCAGGGTGAGATTATCACGATTGAGGCAGGCACAGGTGTAGGCAAATCGTACTTCGTCAAGAACACTTTATACGAGAAGGCTAGACGTGAGGGAACTAAGATACTGTTTCTGGTTAACCGAACTAGGCTTAAAGATCAGTTTTTAGAAGAAATACAGAAGGACGGAAAAGATGATGTAATTGACATCTTCCTTTATCAAAAAGTTGAAAGTAGACTTGGAAGAGAAAAGGCTACCACATTTAAGAACGATTACACGTATATTGTTTGCGATGAATTTCATTACTTTCTAACCGATTCAACTTATAACTCTAATACAGATACTTCATTTAAGTTGATAATGTCCCATTCAAGCAAAATAAGAATCTTTATGTCAGCCACAGCAGATATCACGATAGCCTTCTTCAAATTTAAGCAGATCAAATTTAGAAGTTATAGCATTCCTCATGATTACAGTCACATCAAAGAATTGATATTTTACAGACATGAGAAAGTGCTGGAGAAGTACCTCAGCAAGATTAGAAAAGGACAGCAAGTGATAGCATTTTTCACTAAAGCATCAAAAGCATATGAACTACATAAGAGGTTTGAAGATTCAATGTTCGTCTGTGCAGAAGGAAACGTTGACTACAAGAAATATGTTAACAAGGATCGAGTTAAACTAATGCTCGACAGTGAAACGTTCGAAGAAAAATATCTCTTTACCACTTCAACACTGGATAATGGAATAAATCTTCGAAGTAAGAATATGAAGTACATAGTCTGTGATATACAAGATGTTGATACTCTGATTCAATGTTTGGGCAGGAAACGTATTATAGATGCCAAGGATCAAGTTACAGTAGTAATTAGAAATATAACGGATAAAGAAATTGGACAACGTATAAGAGCAAAGAACAAGATAATAAATTCGGCAAAATACTTACTTGAAAATGGATCAATTGCATATATGGACAAATACAGACGGAATCATAACAATCCTACAATCTACGTTGAACCGAATAAGGATCGTACTAATCCCGAGTTCTTCGTCAATGAATTGCGCTACTTTAAAGAATGCTCGGACAGAAACAATCTTGAGGATATTCGAGAAATTGAGAATGGGTATATGGAGCACGTAAAAAATAAACTTCAAAAGGAGAATTACACTATGTTAGATGACACATATGATAAAGCTAAATCCGAAGATTATCTGGATAGTTTAGTGGGTAAACAGTTGTTTAAAGATGAGCAAAAAGCCCTTATAAAAATGGTTAACCTTCGAGACAACTATAACAGGGTTCAAAGTAGTGTTAGATTGATTAACGAATACTTTATACAAAATAGTATTCCATATAACATACGAGATAAGAACAGGGACAATAAGCGGAAAACAGAAGATAACCAGCCTAATCCGAATTTTAACAAGACATTCTGGACTGTAGCAAAGCATAATTATTGA
- a CDS encoding cyclic-phosphate processing receiver domain-containing protein gives MTDKINLYVDDLRDCPEGFVVARTYYEAIHILETKEVAILTLDHDLGEDVDGKELPNGYDLVKYFCEHGLRADKIYIHTDNPVGRQNMYETLLAAQRRGFIAEDIEIYHYPITVNKYSGE, from the coding sequence ATGACAGACAAGATCAACCTTTACGTAGACGACCTCAGAGACTGTCCAGAAGGCTTTGTGGTCGCTCGTACATACTATGAAGCAATACATATCCTAGAGACCAAAGAGGTGGCTATTCTTACATTAGACCATGATCTGGGCGAGGATGTGGATGGTAAAGAGTTACCCAATGGGTATGACTTGGTTAAGTATTTCTGCGAACATGGATTAAGGGCAGATAAGATATACATACACACAGATAATCCTGTAGGAAGACAGAACATGTATGAGACTCTGTTGGCAGCTCAGCGAAGAGGGTTCATTGCAGAGGATATCGAGATATATCATTATCCGATAACGGTGAATAAGTATTCTGGTGAGTAG
- a CDS encoding recombinase family protein: MRVLKDHEKLTREDIVSLIDKIKAIVYTRVSSDIQVDNYSLESQTQICVKEAKEKFDINEHEVIVLREEAESGDNPNRPMLNYILFLLEKGIGNKVIFLHPDRLSRHLHLQQQITHKIWELGCDLHFVEFDLQKGNAESLLNYNIQGSIAQYNKAKILANTKRGRQTMVSNNKIPGMNRIYGYTYDKKLNTLVENEYEKERYLTMVNMVLEGSTGSEVAAYLAKKKHPAPKGDKWYQATISRILRNESYMGTYYYGKTEVEQQNGKRRQAPRPRDQWQKITIPAYIDEVTFGRLQNCLDGNIKNGGRPSEDYLLKGIARCGRCGAAASSGITTRTQNGLLKYYSCTRKTRKSYSVETGEPNKICLGENWRVDMVDSLIWNEVVRLIDNPKTLIDKMLDKISDVSKVKEMERNRDDIGKLIKDKESSKARYIDLYAEGIIKSKEDLSIKLERADTEISELNKELSLITDNLELNKRQNKNTSPGSPLLKKYQNILNNELQMKDARKLMSILVDKIVLHDNKRIEIFYKFTAESDLILSYNNVSGSINFDKLNWVFEEPAPKWGEIEHLYYDMLKMYNEDLLSFEQIAEATETDWWSIKQMFKAKGADILTTKERGIKRRARDFERIYDLHYVDGLAFTKIYKEHGLSPTYCKQVLQENIQVEKMKKPLS; the protein is encoded by the coding sequence ATGAGAGTACTCAAAGATCATGAAAAGCTCACCAGGGAAGATATCGTATCCTTGATCGATAAGATTAAAGCTATTGTTTATACACGAGTATCATCTGATATACAAGTGGATAACTACTCACTTGAATCACAGACACAAATATGCGTAAAGGAAGCAAAAGAGAAGTTTGATATCAACGAACATGAGGTTATTGTGTTGCGAGAAGAAGCTGAATCTGGGGATAACCCTAACCGTCCAATGCTGAATTACATCTTATTTCTCCTTGAAAAAGGAATAGGGAACAAAGTCATCTTCTTGCATCCTGATAGACTGAGTAGACATTTGCATTTACAACAACAAATCACACATAAGATTTGGGAGTTGGGTTGTGATCTACATTTCGTTGAGTTTGACTTGCAAAAAGGAAATGCAGAATCATTGCTAAACTATAATATTCAAGGTTCCATTGCTCAGTATAACAAAGCCAAGATTCTAGCCAATACAAAGCGTGGAAGACAGACTATGGTATCAAATAATAAGATACCCGGTATGAACAGAATATACGGATATACTTATGATAAAAAACTGAACACCCTTGTTGAAAACGAGTATGAAAAAGAGCGTTATCTGACAATGGTTAATATGGTACTAGAAGGTTCAACCGGTTCTGAGGTTGCGGCATATTTAGCTAAAAAGAAACATCCTGCACCAAAAGGAGATAAATGGTATCAAGCGACCATCAGTAGAATACTCAGAAATGAGTCTTATATGGGTACGTACTACTATGGTAAAACTGAGGTAGAACAACAGAACGGGAAAAGAAGACAAGCACCACGTCCTAGAGATCAATGGCAAAAGATTACTATACCTGCTTATATTGATGAGGTTACTTTTGGTCGTTTACAGAACTGTTTAGATGGAAATATAAAGAATGGTGGTCGCCCATCGGAAGATTACTTGCTAAAAGGAATTGCTAGATGTGGAAGATGTGGAGCAGCAGCATCGTCGGGTATTACTACGAGGACACAAAATGGATTGCTGAAATATTATAGTTGCACAAGAAAAACAAGAAAATCCTACAGCGTGGAAACAGGAGAGCCTAACAAGATTTGCTTGGGAGAAAATTGGCGAGTTGATATGGTAGACTCTCTCATATGGAACGAAGTAGTAAGGCTGATTGATAATCCTAAAACATTGATCGATAAGATGCTTGATAAGATTTCTGATGTATCAAAAGTTAAAGAAATGGAGAGAAACAGAGATGACATTGGAAAATTGATTAAAGATAAGGAATCTTCTAAGGCAAGATACATTGACCTTTACGCTGAAGGTATCATTAAATCCAAAGAAGATCTTTCTATTAAATTGGAACGAGCAGATACTGAAATTAGCGAACTAAACAAAGAGCTGAGCTTAATTACAGACAATTTAGAGCTGAACAAAAGACAAAATAAGAATACTTCACCAGGGTCGCCATTGCTAAAAAAATATCAAAATATCCTTAATAACGAATTACAGATGAAAGACGCAAGAAAATTAATGAGCATCTTAGTCGATAAAATAGTCTTACATGATAATAAGCGTATTGAGATATTCTACAAATTCACCGCTGAAAGTGATTTAATTCTGAGTTATAACAACGTTTCTGGTTCAATCAACTTCGATAAGCTTAACTGGGTATTTGAAGAACCAGCTCCTAAATGGGGTGAGATTGAACACCTCTATTACGACATGCTAAAAATGTACAATGAAGATTTACTCAGCTTTGAACAGATTGCCGAAGCTACCGAAACGGATTGGTGGTCGATTAAGCAGATGTTTAAAGCGAAGGGGGCAGATATATTAACTACCAAAGAAAGAGGCATTAAAAGACGAGCTCGTGACTTTGAGAGGATATATGATTTGCATTATGTTGACGGATTAGCCTTCACTAAGATTTACAAAGAGCATGGTTTAAGTCCAACTTACTGTAAACAGGTACTCCAAGAAAACATACAAGTTGAAAAAATGAAAAAGCCCCTCTCTTAG